TCCAAGCTCTCCGGGCCCCAATACACCTCGGACAAGTCCCTATAATAAAAACTCAAAGGTTTAGGGTCCCTTCTATATTGGACAAAATACTGATCCACGTCCTCCCAGGAACCATCGTCATTGACCAAAGTGTCCTCCGGCCCTAAAACTAAAGTCTAGGCTAGAACTTGCTGGGGTGGTTCAACTCGGGGAGGCATTTCGAGGGAGCTACTACTAGAAGAAGATGAGGAAGAGAGGTTCGAAAATAGTTCACCCAAACCACTAGGCCACTCTGGGTATCGGACTCTAAGGTTAGCAGTATTCTTAAACTTCCTACCTTGCATATACTACATACATATATACGTACCCCAAAGTCAATGCCAAACCCGAACCCAAcaacaaaaataaaacaaataacatgAGAGATTTAGAAACAGTTCATGTACAAATCTAAACCCAAAAACAAGATCTATGAGATATCATACAATCTTAACCAGAAATATAGGCCAAGAACAGACCCCGGGCTCAGATACATGTTACACTACAAAAACCCATTTTCAACCCCATACAAATCATATAAAAACAAGCTTCTATACACGATTAGAACACGAAACTACTCCAAAAACTCCATGCAAACCAACAACACTGCAAAATCGTCTTAAAAAACTCCAAACACACAACACAACTCCCACAAAACTCGAACAAAAAAACCAAAGATTATCGGGGGGGAAACTCGCACAAATACGACGGCATGCATGGAATAAAATGTAAGAGGAAAGCAAAAAGAACAAAGACACTTACAAGTAGCATAAGGAAATGTGAAGGCTTCAACAAGAAAAGCTCCGAAAATATCTGTAAAATCTCTTATTGCTCTCTCTCTTTTCAAGTGTTCGCGTAAAAGAAAAAACAAGGGAGAAAGGGAAATATTTATAGAGGGGGAGAGGTGAACAGTTTTTGGGGAGGGTGATGTCAGCGACGCGTGACAGCATCCCATTCACAATCAAATAATAATTGCACAGCAGTTATTACCACGCCTATCACGATAATTATGGCATGGACACGCCTTTTCAGGAAAAAGGGAAAAAAAGAAACATTTCGTACACtcatatatacatgcatatacaTTTATATATACATTCATGCGTATATATCTATGAGTCTGGCTGGAATTCCAACAGTCTTCTGACAATCCCAACAGTCTTCAGACAATCCGGACTTTCAGCACCCGCTTTTCAGAGTCCGGTCAAATCAAATGTCAGCATGTCCTTACCCACCAAGCCTTATCCAAAATTCAAATTTCAAATCAAGAGACTGTCCAAGtcaaccccggggttaggggcaaCAAATCAAACAAAACCCCCTAATTTTTTCCAAATAGTTCAAGGAACAAAGAGACTGTCCAAGTAAACCCCGAAGTCTTATACCCAAaagaccccggggttagggggcaacaaatcaaaCAAAAACCCCTAATTTTTTTCTAAGGCGTTACAGAACAACAATAAATAAtctactcccccatccgggtaaacccgcataagggagtgaGAGGCAAATGATAGCCTATAATAGCACAGACCCGGAAATAAGAGcccaaggcccaataagaagagtACAGGGTCCGTTTAGCAAAAACCCTAGAAGACCCCAGGACACGTGGCAATATCTTTACCGTTCAAGTAGCCCGAATCCAGAACCTTCCTACGGTCCGGATTGAGTAGTACACCAGCTCATCATGGACGTCCACACGTCTTACAGTCCAAAAACGCACCTACGGTCCAGATCaaaaggtacaaacccctaaaccctaatgGGAAGCCTATAAAAGGCTGAACAAAAGGAGTATAAGGGGTTACTTCATCTTtcatatacacacatatatacacacaccacaatataTTCGTATAATTCCCGTTTTACCCCTTTCTCCTTTAAAACCCTTTCTCATTCTCACgtcggaggtgccgcggggatgCCAACCCCCTCCGTTcggttctgttttgtaggttcccaccctacagTTACACCGCACGCCGCCATCGTTTCTGTCTAAACGGAGTTTGAGTCCGGGTCAACAAGGAAGAGACCCCTGGGTGATCTGGGATTACGTGGGCTATCTGTTCTTAACGCTGTACTTAGGTAATTAAGTTGGTGATTCTAAAGTTGTCTAGATTGTTTGTGATTGTAATTGCCACCGATTGTTCCAACTGTATAAATGCATTCGCTAGTAGGTCAGCTGCAGGGGCTTATATCTTGTATAAGTGTCTGAAAGACTGCAAAACTCTGCTGGATTTACGAGTTTTAATGACAAGTGTGGGTAGTATAGTTCACTCGGGTTCAAAATTTTTACAAGCCCCTTTTAGTTCCCAGGACTTGAGGTGCAAAGTTAGAAACAACCTGAACCTGTTTACCGGGCACTTTTGCGCCTTTTCCTATTAATAGCTAGCAGCATTTAGGCATGATATCACAGCTCCTACTGTGCATTGTTAAGTTTTTGCCATTTGTAGTCGATATATAGTAGGCAGCTTCTGCAGGACCTCCACTTCACAAGATCCTTTGAGCAAATAGTGCCCGAGGTGGAATTCTTTTGCACATTTACTTGATCAAAAAATTTGACCTTTAGTCGAAAATCCCATTAATGTCGTAGTCCTACATGTGTTCttcagttttttaaaataattttcagttTTTTAATCCCATTAATATAATTttcagttttttaaaataatataagtgtaatttataatttttgataaaaaaaattagtcAATTTGACCGATAAAAATAGAAACGTGACGACTAAAAAGGGATGGAGGGAGTATTCTTTTATGTGTTTCTATTTGTCTGCTTTTCTCGTACTTTTTTGAAGTATACTTGCTTGGTCCTTTTTAATCCCTTTTAATTATCATATTTCTTTTTTTAATGGTAAAATTAACTATTTTTTACTAATAATTAACCACTACTCTTATATTATTTACAAAAaccaaaaattatttattaaattatattaaataaactttccaataatatatgtttttttaatttggttcaattataaaatatttatttcatagTAAACATTTAATTGtgttaatttttattattaaatgagaACTCAAAACTAAGATAATTTCTAATTCATCACACTTCAACGcctaaataatataaaatttatattattgttAACTCAACTCCAATATATTCGGATTAAGTTTTACGTAGACAAATTTTTGTATAGATCATTTCAGTAAAAGTATACTTTTGAAATTGGATCATAGATGGTCTAATTAACAATAAATTATGTACATATGTCATATTATTTTATAACAAAAATTGTATTATTCACTAAATGATCAATTAAAAAAATTGTAATTGCAAAATTATTTTTGGATCAATTGAAatttttttaagatttttttatCTATTTCACATGATTAATTGGCGAAACTTGAAGTCTTTCTGAATGGGAAAAAAAATTAATAACTCTTAAAAATTAATACATAAGAAAGACATACAAAGTAAGATAAGATAATATCTGTTAATTTATTAAGTACATTCGTTTATGAGGAAAATAATTTCTCAAATGATTTTATTTAAAATAAGTGAAGGAGAGAGGAAAATAATTTCTCAAATGATACtattaaattgattatttattGCAGTAAGAGATTGACTTAAAGTGCTGTGTTAACTGCATTCATTTGTACGGAATACAAGTGAAATCATTCATTTACACAAAATATAAGTGAAGATTAAATATGTAATCTCTTCTTCGAAGCAAAAATTTACTGCATTTAACAATCATGATTTGTAAACTTCGAAATATACAAATGTTGATCATATTTGCGAGAAGTTTGACAGTCACTTGTAAAATATTAACCAAGATCAATTAATGATATTATTGTTTTcgcatttatttatttatttaaaactgAATTATTTATTAAGCTGCATAAATATGAAAAAGTAAACCTAATTTGTTAAGTAAGAACAATAACAATTAAATATTTGTACAAATATATTAATTAGAggttttttgaaaaatacatttttattgtaaaaaatgatttttaagtTTTAATTTGTAAAAAAACGATTTtccaaattatttaaaaaacgATTTTACAATCCGATGCAATCTCAAATGCAATCTCAACTGCAATATAAAAAATTCAGTCATTTTTCAGAAAACGTAAAGGAAGTTGAATACATGGTTGATTTTGGTTGCAACCCCTATTTTtacatttatttttaaaaaataaaaaaatcctAAACAAGCTTCGAAAAAAAAGTAGTTTTTTGATAATTTCTCTATGTGTAAcaacccgcacttccggactattaattctaaatcaaaactaatctAAAATACACTTTCAATTCAAAAGTCTATTACAAAGATTACGATACGAAAGCGCAGCTAAAAGCGAAAGttcaaaagtcaatctactccaaacTAATCCTCGAAATTCAATGATATCCAACTTGaatcttagacgaaacctgaaatattaaaagaatgagctatacagcccagtaAGAAAACAAGCGATCCAATTAGTAGGCCAaaaaatatattcatatataacaAAATACAATAAGCTATACGATATATGAAACACAcactttcgatacatattcttatttatattcgatacacacaatacacatatcacataaacaacataattcaaaatcaataactcatgtcacgaccactacaacccggtgataacactcctaaattttctgaaaactgtcactacaatccggtgactgcggtactaagttcttattcgatattttcacaaaccatgacacaaatcaaagatccaaaatTATTATCTCGACACCACACATATACAACAATACATATATTATAACACATATTaatttcaaatatatcatcacttaacccaaattttgataatcaaatatatacGCATGACACACAATTTTGAGAAtactagcaagatcgatcgaaaacttacctcaaaacctgaTCAGATATGAATTTACtcttttgaccctctaaacgatattttcttgaaaaatacaAAACATGAAAGTTGAAGAGAACGACAAGAGCTTttcgaaaagtccagaatcaacgAATTTTGACTTACGATAAATTTTCTACAAATTTTACAAGACTGATGATTTTTATGAAAAAAGcccctacgaattttaatgaaaaaaaatgaggaagacgaataggtcgtatttataacgatacaaaagCCTCTTTCTTAACGTAAAcgttatccatattagaattggatctaaattttaggctcattagtctaattcaaatttaaatcataagccttatctaattttaatcctttttattctattattttactatcaatctaattttaaaaattacgggatattacactATGTAATATGACTTTTACGAAATTTGACGGGAAATAAATATTTGACCTAGATCAAATTTTACAGTATGACTTtcaaattattaataaaattataagaGAAAATTGTCCCAAGTACGGACTTAGGTGAGTTACATGACATAATGTATTTTAATGAAAAAATTTAGTAAATttttaataagaaaaatgtcccTAAATACGTACGTATGATAGTTATACGAATAAATAATGTATTTTAATGGCATACTTGTAATTTTTTAATCATGTAATGAAATTACAGATGTAACCCTGGTATGTtcatattaaaaaatattttatactAACGTAACTTACGTGAGTAATTAGTAGTATCTAGCCATTTTAATTAAGGCGTGTCATTATAAGTGATCAAGGTCTCGGCAGATGCTTCCACATTCCAAGAGTTCAATGCGTCGGGGGATGGACATGGTTGCTAGCAGTGGCGGAGGGAGTGTTGTGCAAGGTGTGTCATTTGACACGtcattatttaaaaaaaatcaattttttttattgatGGGCCTCAATGGACCTAACTTACAGCCTATACAcaaaaatacaattaaaaagtCTCGAGCCATTTAtaagaaaataaaatacaaatagCCAGGGGGAACATTGCAGACTGCAATGAGATTATAAGAAGCTCGATTCCAATTTTCAACATCTATATTATCAGTCTCAGGCTCAACATTGTGTTTGTTGGTTGTTGAGTTATAGGCTTTTGATTCACTGGGTTTTAGATTCATCAAAATTTTcaatttgataaagaaaataaaagactactaagtgtttgttaaaatgtcgtagtgattttttttaaaaaaatctctTATTTCTTCTAGCGATCAGTGCTTGCTTCAATATTAGTacaatgaaaagatcaaatatccGAGATATCTCAAGTTTTTTTACCAAGAAACTGACTCCGGAAAATGCTTCTCAAGCTCAAGCAAATGAACCGGAAATTAGTATCCATCCGCCACCGGCCACTCAACCCAGCCAGCAAGGTTCTTCTCCGACTCCATCAATCACAGTAGTACCTCCACAGGACTTTGATACCGTTAATTATCCACAAGATCCAGGAAAAAGAAAAAACTTGATTGATTTTCATCCAAATGAGAGAGATTTAGTAAGGCGAACCTACATACAAAGGGGACCTTGTCAACCGGAAGATTACGTCTTTCCTCAAACATTATTCGGGAAAAATCCTCGACGGTTCAACGTTAAGTGGTTTGAAACTTGGCGGCCTTGGCTTGAATACAACGTCTCTAAAGATGCAGCATTTTGTTTCATTTGTTATTTATTCAAATCAGAAAATACA
This genomic interval from Apium graveolens cultivar Ventura chromosome 8, ASM990537v1, whole genome shotgun sequence contains the following:
- the LOC141679325 gene encoding uncharacterized protein LOC141679325 — protein: MKRSNIRDISSFFTKKLTPENASQAQANEPEISIHPPPATQPSQQGSSPTPSITVVPPQDFDTVNYPQDPGKRKNLIDFHPNERDLVRRTYIQRGPCQPEDYVFPQTLFGKNPRRFNVKWFETWRPWLEYNVSKDAAFCFICYLFKSENTAGGDAFVGEGFKCWYILGTIRDHVGKHMSSHNNAVVAMEPFKK